In Siniperca chuatsi isolate FFG_IHB_CAS linkage group LG16, ASM2008510v1, whole genome shotgun sequence, the following proteins share a genomic window:
- the eif2b4 gene encoding translation initiation factor eIF-2B subunit delta isoform X1 has protein sequence MADSGETDGPGQKDDLQRAKSEGKELTKEEKQRLRKEKKQQKKSKEKKYDKAQESEKEKKPVSSASPASQPPTQPTTQKVPPAVPAPVPMPASETQPAKSKAELKAERRARQEAERASKQGKKGEVGQQPATGKPKAPPSELQPVVKRLPVHVQVDNPEVLKKLAKKLERQQTPGYNAATKVKIPLRLDYGYKVSLFSHLHQYSRKAPLTQQLGIPSTVIHPAIVRLGLQYSQGIVAGSNARSVALLHAFKQVIRDYTTPPNEELSRDLVNKLKPYISFLNQCRPLSASMGNAIKYIKKEISNIPSQCKEEEAKSKLLNCIECYIEERIILAAKAIAKYSIEKISDGDVILVYGCSSLVNHILCEAFEKSRKFRVIVVDSRPRLEGREALRRLVQRGISCTYVLISAVSYILPEVSKVFLGAHALLANGYVMSRVGTSQIALVAKAFNVPVLVCCETYKFCERVQTDSFVSNELDDPDDLIVTRKGKTQLEHWQQVPSLGLLNLVYDVTPPDFVDLVITDLGMIPCTSVPVVLRVKNVDQ, from the exons ATGGCTGAcagtggagagacag ATGGACCTGGCCAGAAAGATGACCTTCAACGAGCAAAG AGTGAAGGCAAAGAGCTGACCAAAGAGGAGAAGCAACGGCtgaggaaagagaagaaacagcagaagaaaagcaaagagaaaaaatatgatAAGGCACAGGAAAGCGAGAAAGAGAAGAAGCCTGTCAGTTCAGCTTCTCCAGCGTCCCAGCCCCCAACACAACCCACAACACAGAAAG TTCCTCCAGCAGTGCCTGCTCCGGTTCCTATGCCTGCCTCAGAAACTCAGCCAGCTAAGAGTAAAGCAGAGTTGAAAGCTGAGAGGAGAGCTCGGCAAGAGGCTGAGAGGGCCTCCAAGCAGGGCAAGAAGGGAGAGGTGGGACAGCAGCCCGCCACGGGCAAACCTAAAGCACCGCCTAGTGAGCTGCAGCCAG TGGTGAAGAGGCTCCCAGTACATGTCCAGGTGGACAACCCAGAGGTTTTAAAGAAACTGGCAAAGAAATTGGAAAGACAACAG ACACCAGGGTACAATGCCGCTACAAAGGTCAAG ATCCCACTCCGGTTAGACTACGGCTACAAAGTCAGCCTGTTTTCTCATCTCCACCAGTACAGTCGCAAAGCCCCTCTAACACAGCAACTCGG CATTCCCTCCACAGTGATTCATCCTGCTATTGTTCGACTGGGTCTCCAGTATTCACAGGGCATTGTGGCAGGATCCAACGCTCGTTCTGTCGCCCTGCTGCATGCCTTCAAACAG gtAATAAGGGACTATACTACACCTCCAAATGAGGAGCTATCTAGAGACTTGGTCAACAAGCTGAAACCTTATATCAG TTTTTTGAATCAATGTCGCCCTCTTTCAGCCAGCATGGGTAATGCAATCAAATACATCAAGAAAGAAATCTCCAATATTCCTAGTCAATGCAAAGAAGAAGAG GCGAAGAGCAAACTGCTGAACTGTATCGAGTGCTACATTGAAGAGAGGATCATTCTTGCAGCTAAAGCTATTGCCAAGTACTCCATAGAAAAAATCAGTGATGGAGATGTCATCCTAGTTTATGGATG CTCATCACTGGTCAACCACATCCTGTGCGAGGCCTTTGAGAAAAGCAGGAAGTTCCGTGTGATCGTGGTGGACAGCAGGCCTCGGCTGGAGGGCCGGGAGGCCCTGCGGCGCCTGGTCCAGAGAGGCATCAGCTGCACCTACGTCCTTATCTCGGCTGTCTCCTACATCCTTCCAGAA GTATCGAAGGTGTTTCTTGGTGCTCACGCTCTGCTGGCCAACGGTTATGTCATGTCTCGCGTGGGGACATCACAGATAGCTCTGGTGGCCAAAGCCTTTAACGTGCCTGTGCTGGTGTGTTGCGAGACCTACAAGTTTTGTGAGAGGGTGCAGACAGATTCCTTCGTGTCCAATGAACTAG ATGACCCTGATGACCTAATTGTAACCCGTAAAGGGAAGACCCAGCTAGAGCACTGGCAGCAAGTGCCCTCACTTGGCCTGCTTAACCTGGTGTATGACGTGACACCGCCTGATTTCGTGGACCTAGTCATCACAGACCTGGGAATGATCCCGTGCACCTCGGTCCCTGTGGTGCTGCGAGTCAAAAACGTGGACCAGTGA
- the atraid gene encoding all-trans retinoic acid-induced differentiation factor — MKAGCSQLKPVVLILIFNLCFYDSHQLTELQVCELCSGTVLNGTAVGRFCSSSVGRIDGRCCLRDDNTIIGLDLSNCSLTDVEDLQGASTSLMIDLSLNPIVNISDTAFQGFMELNYMILPQDIVCPGGNASWEKVEVKEGNCLCEGQKDMCNQSGQLSINCPENSLCAPYGPGFFECSCADNYHGYKCLREGEFPALQVFGPLGASMVVISFLLWVTQRRKAKSL, encoded by the exons ATGAAAGCTGGGTGCAGCCAGCTGAAACCTGTAGTCCTTATTTTGATCTTTAATCTATGTTTTTATGACAGTCATCAACTGACTGAGCTGCAG GTATGTGAGCTCTGCAGCGGTACAGTCCTAAATGGCACCGCAGTGGGCCGGTTTTGCTCCTCATCTGTTGGTCGGATAGACGGGCGCTGCTGCTTGAGAGATGACAACACAATCATCGG gttGGATCTGTCCAATTGTTCTCTAACTGACGTGGAGGATCTTCAGGGAGCATCAACATCATTAATgat AGACCTCTCACTCAATCCCATTGTCAACATCAGTGACACAGCATTTCAAGGATTTATGGAGTTAAATTACAT gATTTTACCACAAGACATAGTTTGTCCAGGAGGCAACGCCTCTTGGGAAAAGGTGGAGGTCAAAGAGGGAAACTGTCTTTGTGAAGGCCAGAAAGATATGTGCAATCAGAGTGGACAGCTGT CCATTAACTGCCCGGAGAACTCCCTCTGCGCCCCCTATGGCCCTGGCTTCTTTGAGTGCAGCTGTGCTGACAACTATCATGGATACAAGTGCCTGCGGGAG GGGGAGTTCCCAGCTCTCCAGGTGTTTGGGCCTCTTGGAGCATCTATGGTTGTGATCTCTTTCCTGCTGTGGGTCACCCAGAGACGTAAGGCCAAGTCACTCTGA
- the nme6 gene encoding nucleoside diphosphate kinase 6 translates to MLLTARRLSKVLQLTLAVIKPDAVAHPVMLEALHQRILDNSFVIVRCKDLVWRRQDSERFYAEHSGRFFYQRLVEFMSSGPMRAYVLAREDAIRHWRELMGPTKVFRARYTSPASIRAQFGLTDTRNTTHGSDSFESAQREIHFFFPDFCAEEWMEKEEPSFRSGQIHYDHQKQIHTLSTQS, encoded by the exons ATGTTGCTAACAGCTCGCCGCCTGTCCAAAGTGCTGCAGCTCACCCTGGCGGTCATCAAACCAGATGCTGTAGCTCATCCTGTGATGTTAGAG gCTCTTCACCAGAGAATCCTGGACAACAGCTTTGTGATTGTTAGATGCAAAGATCTCGTGTGGAGGAGACAGGACTCTGAGAGGTTTTACGCTGAACATTCAG GGCGATTCTTCTACCAAAGACTTGTTGAATTCATGTCAAG TGGTCCGATGCGAGCGTACGTTTTAGCCAGAGAGGACGCTATACGTCACTGGAGAGAACTGATGGGGCCGACCAAAGTGTTCAGAGCCAGATACACCTCACCTGCTTCCATCAGGGCCCAGTTTGGACTCACAGACACACGAAACACGACTCATGGCTCAG ATTCTTTTGAGTCGGCACAAAGAGAAATCCATTTCTTCTTCCCAGACTTCTGCGCGGAAGAGTGGATGGAGAAGGAAGAGCCGTCGTTCAGATCAGGACAAATACATTACGACCATCAAAAACAGATCCACACACTTTCAACACAAAGCTGA
- the eif2b4 gene encoding translation initiation factor eIF-2B subunit delta isoform X2: MADSGETDGPGQKDDLQRAKSEGKELTKEEKQRLRKEKKQQKKSKEKKYDKAQESEKEKKPVSSASPASQPPTQPTTQKVPPAVPAPVPMPASETQPAKSKAELKAERRARQEAERASKQGKKGEVGQQPATGKPKAPPSELQPVVKRLPVHVQVDNPEVLKKLAKKLERQQIPLRLDYGYKVSLFSHLHQYSRKAPLTQQLGIPSTVIHPAIVRLGLQYSQGIVAGSNARSVALLHAFKQVIRDYTTPPNEELSRDLVNKLKPYISFLNQCRPLSASMGNAIKYIKKEISNIPSQCKEEEAKSKLLNCIECYIEERIILAAKAIAKYSIEKISDGDVILVYGCSSLVNHILCEAFEKSRKFRVIVVDSRPRLEGREALRRLVQRGISCTYVLISAVSYILPEVSKVFLGAHALLANGYVMSRVGTSQIALVAKAFNVPVLVCCETYKFCERVQTDSFVSNELDDPDDLIVTRKGKTQLEHWQQVPSLGLLNLVYDVTPPDFVDLVITDLGMIPCTSVPVVLRVKNVDQ; encoded by the exons ATGGCTGAcagtggagagacag ATGGACCTGGCCAGAAAGATGACCTTCAACGAGCAAAG AGTGAAGGCAAAGAGCTGACCAAAGAGGAGAAGCAACGGCtgaggaaagagaagaaacagcagaagaaaagcaaagagaaaaaatatgatAAGGCACAGGAAAGCGAGAAAGAGAAGAAGCCTGTCAGTTCAGCTTCTCCAGCGTCCCAGCCCCCAACACAACCCACAACACAGAAAG TTCCTCCAGCAGTGCCTGCTCCGGTTCCTATGCCTGCCTCAGAAACTCAGCCAGCTAAGAGTAAAGCAGAGTTGAAAGCTGAGAGGAGAGCTCGGCAAGAGGCTGAGAGGGCCTCCAAGCAGGGCAAGAAGGGAGAGGTGGGACAGCAGCCCGCCACGGGCAAACCTAAAGCACCGCCTAGTGAGCTGCAGCCAG TGGTGAAGAGGCTCCCAGTACATGTCCAGGTGGACAACCCAGAGGTTTTAAAGAAACTGGCAAAGAAATTGGAAAGACAACAG ATCCCACTCCGGTTAGACTACGGCTACAAAGTCAGCCTGTTTTCTCATCTCCACCAGTACAGTCGCAAAGCCCCTCTAACACAGCAACTCGG CATTCCCTCCACAGTGATTCATCCTGCTATTGTTCGACTGGGTCTCCAGTATTCACAGGGCATTGTGGCAGGATCCAACGCTCGTTCTGTCGCCCTGCTGCATGCCTTCAAACAG gtAATAAGGGACTATACTACACCTCCAAATGAGGAGCTATCTAGAGACTTGGTCAACAAGCTGAAACCTTATATCAG TTTTTTGAATCAATGTCGCCCTCTTTCAGCCAGCATGGGTAATGCAATCAAATACATCAAGAAAGAAATCTCCAATATTCCTAGTCAATGCAAAGAAGAAGAG GCGAAGAGCAAACTGCTGAACTGTATCGAGTGCTACATTGAAGAGAGGATCATTCTTGCAGCTAAAGCTATTGCCAAGTACTCCATAGAAAAAATCAGTGATGGAGATGTCATCCTAGTTTATGGATG CTCATCACTGGTCAACCACATCCTGTGCGAGGCCTTTGAGAAAAGCAGGAAGTTCCGTGTGATCGTGGTGGACAGCAGGCCTCGGCTGGAGGGCCGGGAGGCCCTGCGGCGCCTGGTCCAGAGAGGCATCAGCTGCACCTACGTCCTTATCTCGGCTGTCTCCTACATCCTTCCAGAA GTATCGAAGGTGTTTCTTGGTGCTCACGCTCTGCTGGCCAACGGTTATGTCATGTCTCGCGTGGGGACATCACAGATAGCTCTGGTGGCCAAAGCCTTTAACGTGCCTGTGCTGGTGTGTTGCGAGACCTACAAGTTTTGTGAGAGGGTGCAGACAGATTCCTTCGTGTCCAATGAACTAG ATGACCCTGATGACCTAATTGTAACCCGTAAAGGGAAGACCCAGCTAGAGCACTGGCAGCAAGTGCCCTCACTTGGCCTGCTTAACCTGGTGTATGACGTGACACCGCCTGATTTCGTGGACCTAGTCATCACAGACCTGGGAATGATCCCGTGCACCTCGGTCCCTGTGGTGCTGCGAGTCAAAAACGTGGACCAGTGA